Proteins from a genomic interval of uncultured Desulfuromusa sp.:
- a CDS encoding TRAP transporter small permease yields the protein MGSNKDNFLRRGLDRLYVTSGWFAAACIAVICILVLCQVSLNAVDRLSGLLTGSAIGLTIPSYADFTGFFLAAASFLALAYTLREGGHIRVTLVLTRLNERLRHGFEIWCLLFCSAVAVYFSWYTFLLIKESYVYKDLSSGMIAVPIWIPQSTMLIGLIVLSIALIDELCSAVLGHKPGYAESGENLLDQTDNEPAS from the coding sequence ATGGGCTCAAACAAAGATAATTTTTTGCGCCGGGGGCTGGACAGACTATATGTCACCAGTGGCTGGTTTGCTGCTGCCTGCATTGCTGTGATTTGCATTCTGGTCCTCTGCCAGGTGAGCCTCAACGCAGTGGATCGCCTGAGCGGGCTATTGACGGGTTCAGCCATTGGCTTGACAATTCCGTCCTATGCCGACTTTACCGGTTTCTTTCTCGCAGCGGCCTCTTTTCTGGCTCTGGCATATACTTTGCGCGAAGGTGGACACATCAGAGTGACCCTGGTTCTGACGCGTCTCAATGAAAGGCTCCGGCATGGTTTTGAAATCTGGTGCCTGCTGTTCTGTTCCGCCGTGGCTGTTTATTTCTCCTGGTATACCTTTTTGCTGATCAAGGAGTCTTATGTCTACAAAGATCTTTCTTCAGGAATGATCGCCGTACCCATCTGGATTCCCCAATCAACCATGCTGATCGGTTTGATCGTACTCTCCATTGCCTTGATTGATGAACTCTGCAGCGCCGTCCTCGGGCACAAACCCGGCTATGCCGAATCCGGGGAAAACCTTCTTGACCAAACCGATAACGAGCCTGCTTCGTAG
- a CDS encoding winged helix DNA-binding protein — MDESMKPVVPIVSSEHLTSPDSWQLSEFEYGMIIAHNAFTRWMIRCMSAVGHQDFSPLDVLVLHNVNHRSREKRLTDICFVLHVEDSHTVNYSLKKLVKLELLQKEKRGKEIFYKTTKEGARVCKEYRDIRERCLTSVYRNLEKEGSEISEAASLMRLLSGLYDQASRAAASL; from the coding sequence ATGGATGAATCCATGAAGCCGGTTGTGCCGATTGTCTCATCGGAGCATTTGACTTCGCCAGACAGTTGGCAGCTCAGTGAATTTGAGTATGGAATGATCATCGCTCATAATGCATTTACCCGTTGGATGATTCGTTGTATGAGTGCGGTCGGGCACCAGGATTTCAGTCCGTTGGACGTGTTGGTTCTGCACAATGTCAATCACAGAAGTCGTGAAAAGCGCCTGACTGACATTTGCTTTGTTCTGCATGTAGAGGACAGCCATACGGTCAATTATTCGCTAAAAAAATTGGTGAAACTGGAGTTGCTGCAAAAAGAAAAGCGTGGCAAAGAGATATTTTATAAAACCACGAAAGAGGGAGCCCGGGTTTGCAAGGAATACCGGGATATTCGCGAACGCTGCCTGACCTCCGTGTACCGGAATCTGGAGAAAGAAGGTTCTGAGATCAGCGAGGCAGCATCTTTAATGCGATTGCTTTCAGGACTGTACGATCAGGCGTCCAGAGCTGCAGCTTCTTTGTAG
- a CDS encoding ABC transporter permease subunit, which produces MNSQTQTAVVDELVPPGPFREFWNYFSGNRGALIGFVLIIVVLLAALFANFLTPHSPYEQYRDYILTPPAWQDGGLWRFPLGTDEVGRDVFTRLIYGGRLSLFIGMMVVSLALMLGTLIGLISGYARGITDTLIMRAMDIIMALPSLLLALAIVTILGPGLINASIAIAVTYLPHYVRITRASVIAETSKDYVIASKVSGAGVFRLIFITILPNCMAPLIVQASLGFSNAILDAAALGFIGLGAQPPSPEWGSMLANALEFIQRAWWVVTFPGLMILVTVLAFNLMGDGLRDALDPKMKL; this is translated from the coding sequence ATGAATAGTCAAACCCAGACAGCGGTTGTCGATGAGCTGGTTCCTCCCGGTCCTTTCCGGGAATTCTGGAATTATTTCAGTGGTAATCGTGGTGCGTTGATTGGTTTTGTTTTAATTATTGTGGTTTTGCTGGCTGCACTGTTTGCTAATTTTCTGACTCCGCATTCACCGTATGAACAATATCGTGATTATATTCTGACGCCACCAGCCTGGCAGGATGGTGGCCTTTGGCGTTTTCCTCTCGGCACCGATGAGGTGGGTCGAGATGTTTTTACCCGGCTGATTTACGGGGGGAGATTATCTCTCTTTATCGGCATGATGGTTGTTTCTCTGGCGTTGATGCTTGGAACCCTGATTGGTCTGATCTCCGGTTATGCCCGAGGGATTACCGACACCCTGATCATGCGCGCCATGGATATCATTATGGCGTTGCCAAGTTTGTTGTTGGCCTTGGCCATTGTTACGATTCTTGGCCCTGGGCTGATTAATGCGTCCATTGCTATTGCGGTGACCTATTTACCTCACTATGTCCGGATTACTCGCGCGTCGGTGATTGCAGAAACCTCCAAGGACTATGTTATTGCTTCAAAGGTCAGTGGCGCAGGAGTTTTTCGCCTGATTTTTATCACTATTCTCCCCAACTGTATGGCACCGTTAATAGTTCAGGCATCCCTCGGGTTTTCAAATGCGATCCTTGATGCCGCAGCACTTGGATTTATCGGCCTGGGGGCGCAGCCACCAAGCCCTGAATGGGGGTCGATGTTGGCTAATGCTCTGGAATTTATCCAACGTGCCTGGTGGGTTGTGACTTTTCCCGGACTGATGATTTTAGTGACGGTTCTGGCTTTTAATCTGATGGGTGATGGTTTGCGTGATGCGTTGGATCCCAAAATGAAACTGTAA
- a CDS encoding hydantoinase B/oxoprolinase family protein → MEKWQIWIDRGGTFTDIVAKRPDGQLVTLKLLSENPESYQDAAVHGIRELLGLEKDAAIPDGIIENVKMGTTVATNALLERQGDRTLFVTTRGFGDALRIGYQARPRLFDRHIVLPELLYEKLLEVEERLDAQGLVVTPLNLNAARQGLEQAYQRGIRAVAIAFMHGYVNPVHEQQIAEVAAEIGFTQISVSSRVSPLMKLVSRGDTTVVDAYLSPILRRYVNQVADQLGEGPRLMFMQSNGGLTDAKLFQGKDAILSGPAGGVVGMVRTASMSGYEKIIGFDMGGTSTDVAHYNGEFERSFDTIVAGVRMRAPMMHIHTVAAGGGSILHFDGSRYRVGPDSAGANPGPASYLRGGPLTVTDCNVMLGKIQPEHFPKVFGPQADQPLDADVVREKFAQLAADIAAATATPVRSAEEVAEGFLKIAVINMANAIKQISVQRGYDVTEYTLNCFGGAGGQHACLVADALGMSRIFLHPFAGVLSAYGMGLADVRAMRETQVEKPFNRSAPTVIQDAAGTLMDEVRSEVISQGVARENIEVKVKAHLRYESTDTSLEVDAGSFDAMLHNFEDAHRQQFGFVVSERPLIIEAVSVEGIGVTEQVVDPEMSVEHHGEAPKIDDRVTLYTNGTTMEVPLYKRESLQPGHLFPGPAIITEDIGTVIVEDGWQASLNARQHLILIRYKPRPSTQAIGTKVDPVMLEVFNNLFMSIAEQMGATLGKTAYSVNIKERLDFSCAIFDAQGQLVANAPHVPVHLGSMGESVKAVINNNQGTMRPGNVYMLNAPYNGGTHLPDVTVITPVFDDAGKEVLFYVGARGHHADIGGRTPGSSPPDSTHIDDEGVLIDNFLLVEQGVLREKETRDLLASGQYPCRNIDQNMADLAAQVAANKTGQQELLKMIGHFGLDVVQAYMGHVQDNAEESVRRVIDILQDGEFSYPMDGGNIIKVKITVDRTKREALLDFSGTSPQNVGNYNAPTAVCKAAVLYVFRTLVGDEIPLNEGCFKPLKIQIPPKTMISPEYPAAVISGNTEVSQAITDCLFGALGVLASSQGTMNNFVYGNEKYQNYETICGGTGAGPDHPGTSGVHSHMTNTRMTDPEVVEWRFPIRVESFALRQDSGGQGKFSGGNGVVRQLRFLEPMTATILSSHRETEPYGLNGGLAGACGENSIVTKDGATRLLKGNDEVQVETGDMIIIKTPGGGGFGAPE, encoded by the coding sequence ATGGAAAAATGGCAGATCTGGATTGACCGTGGTGGAACTTTTACGGATATTGTCGCCAAGCGTCCAGATGGGCAGCTGGTGACTCTTAAACTGTTGTCCGAAAATCCGGAAAGTTACCAGGATGCAGCCGTGCATGGCATACGTGAACTTCTGGGGCTGGAGAAAGATGCTGCTATCCCTGACGGCATAATTGAAAATGTCAAGATGGGAACCACTGTTGCAACCAATGCATTGCTTGAGAGACAGGGGGACCGGACCCTGTTTGTTACCACCAGAGGTTTTGGCGATGCACTGCGAATCGGTTATCAGGCTCGTCCCCGGCTTTTTGACCGGCACATCGTTTTGCCTGAACTTTTATATGAAAAGCTTCTTGAAGTTGAAGAACGGCTGGATGCTCAGGGGCTGGTGGTGACCCCACTGAATCTGAATGCTGCAAGACAGGGATTGGAACAGGCCTATCAGCGAGGTATCCGCGCCGTGGCGATTGCCTTTATGCATGGCTACGTCAACCCGGTTCATGAGCAACAGATTGCCGAGGTGGCTGCTGAGATCGGGTTTACCCAAATTTCCGTCAGCAGTCGGGTCAGTCCCCTGATGAAGCTGGTATCTCGTGGTGATACCACGGTCGTGGACGCCTATCTATCCCCAATTTTGCGTCGCTACGTCAATCAGGTCGCCGACCAGCTTGGTGAAGGGCCCAGATTGATGTTCATGCAATCCAATGGCGGTCTGACCGATGCCAAATTGTTCCAGGGCAAGGACGCGATTCTCTCAGGTCCCGCGGGTGGTGTCGTCGGCATGGTGCGTACCGCATCGATGAGTGGGTATGAAAAAATAATAGGATTCGATATGGGGGGAACTTCAACGGATGTTGCCCACTACAATGGTGAGTTTGAACGCAGCTTTGACACCATTGTTGCCGGGGTGCGGATGCGTGCGCCGATGATGCATATTCATACCGTCGCTGCCGGTGGCGGCTCAATTCTCCACTTTGATGGCTCCAGATACCGGGTCGGTCCAGACTCAGCCGGTGCCAATCCCGGACCGGCAAGTTACCTGAGGGGTGGCCCGTTGACGGTGACCGACTGCAATGTGATGCTCGGCAAGATTCAACCTGAGCATTTTCCCAAAGTCTTCGGCCCGCAGGCGGATCAGCCCCTTGATGCCGACGTGGTGCGCGAAAAGTTTGCACAACTGGCTGCAGACATTGCCGCAGCGACTGCAACCCCGGTTCGCTCGGCGGAAGAGGTTGCCGAGGGGTTTCTCAAGATTGCTGTTATCAACATGGCTAATGCCATTAAACAAATTTCTGTGCAACGTGGTTATGACGTCACCGAATACACCTTGAACTGCTTTGGTGGTGCCGGAGGTCAGCATGCCTGCCTGGTTGCAGACGCGCTGGGGATGAGCCGGATTTTCCTGCATCCCTTCGCCGGGGTCCTTTCTGCTTACGGTATGGGCCTCGCCGATGTCCGTGCCATGCGTGAAACTCAGGTGGAAAAGCCCTTTAATCGGTCGGCACCGACCGTTATTCAGGATGCTGCGGGAACCCTGATGGATGAGGTCCGTAGTGAGGTGATTTCTCAAGGGGTTGCCCGGGAAAACATTGAAGTCAAAGTTAAGGCCCATCTTCGCTATGAGTCGACCGATACCTCTTTAGAGGTTGATGCCGGAAGTTTTGACGCAATGCTGCACAACTTTGAAGATGCGCATCGACAGCAGTTCGGATTTGTGGTCAGTGAAAGACCGCTGATTATTGAGGCCGTTTCGGTGGAGGGGATCGGCGTGACCGAGCAGGTGGTTGATCCCGAGATGAGCGTCGAGCATCATGGTGAGGCACCGAAGATCGATGATCGGGTCACTCTTTATACAAACGGCACTACCATGGAAGTTCCGCTGTACAAGAGGGAATCTCTGCAACCGGGTCATCTGTTTCCGGGACCGGCGATCATAACTGAAGATATCGGCACCGTCATTGTCGAAGACGGCTGGCAGGCGAGTCTGAATGCACGTCAGCATCTGATCCTGATCCGTTATAAGCCCCGCCCCAGTACGCAGGCCATTGGGACCAAGGTCGATCCGGTGATGCTTGAGGTCTTCAATAATCTCTTCATGTCCATCGCCGAACAGATGGGGGCAACCCTCGGCAAGACCGCATATTCGGTCAATATCAAGGAGCGGCTTGATTTTTCCTGCGCCATTTTTGACGCTCAGGGGCAGTTGGTTGCCAATGCTCCCCATGTCCCTGTCCATCTCGGTTCCATGGGGGAGTCGGTCAAAGCGGTGATCAACAACAATCAGGGAACGATGCGCCCCGGCAACGTCTATATGCTCAACGCCCCCTATAACGGCGGCACCCATCTTCCCGATGTGACGGTTATTACCCCGGTTTTTGATGATGCCGGGAAGGAGGTGCTGTTTTACGTCGGAGCCCGAGGACATCATGCCGATATTGGCGGCCGGACACCGGGATCATCACCACCCGACTCGACTCATATTGATGATGAAGGGGTGTTGATTGACAATTTTCTCCTGGTAGAGCAGGGGGTGTTGCGCGAGAAGGAAACCAGGGATCTGCTTGCGTCGGGTCAGTATCCATGCCGCAACATCGATCAGAATATGGCAGATCTGGCGGCCCAGGTGGCTGCCAACAAGACCGGTCAACAGGAACTGTTAAAGATGATTGGTCACTTTGGGCTGGACGTTGTCCAGGCTTATATGGGGCACGTGCAGGACAATGCCGAAGAGTCGGTGCGGCGTGTCATCGACATCTTGCAGGATGGTGAATTCAGCTATCCGATGGATGGCGGCAATATCATCAAGGTCAAAATTACGGTTGATCGGACAAAACGTGAGGCACTCCTCGATTTCAGCGGCACCTCACCCCAGAACGTGGGCAACTACAATGCGCCGACAGCGGTCTGCAAGGCGGCGGTTCTTTATGTGTTCCGCACCCTGGTGGGTGACGAGATCCCCCTCAATGAAGGGTGTTTTAAACCATTAAAGATTCAGATTCCTCCGAAAACCATGATCAGTCCGGAGTATCCTGCCGCTGTTATCTCGGGGAATACGGAAGTCTCCCAGGCGATTACCGACTGTCTGTTCGGCGCTCTTGGGGTTCTGGCCTCATCCCAGGGGACCATGAATAATTTTGTTTATGGCAATGAAAAATACCAGAACTACGAAACCATCTGCGGTGGTACCGGTGCCGGACCGGATCACCCCGGAACCAGTGGTGTCCACTCTCACATGACCAACACCCGGATGACCGATCCGGAGGTTGTCGAGTGGCGTTTTCCGATTCGGGTTGAATCCTTTGCTTTGCGTCAGGATTCTGGAGGACAAGGAAAATTCAGTGGTGGAAATGGTGTTGTGCGCCAGCTCCGTTTTCTTGAACCCATGACAGCGACGATTCTCTCTTCACATCGCGAGACTGAACCCTATGGTCTGAATGGCGGCCTGGCTGGGGCCTGTGGGGAAAACAGTATTGTGACCAAAGATGGGGCGACACGACTCCTCAAAGGGAACGACGAGGTTCAGGTTGAAACTGGAGATATGATCATCATCAAAACACCAGGTGGTGGTGGGTTTGGTGCCCCTGAATAA
- the dppD gene encoding dipeptide ABC transporter ATP-binding protein codes for MALLHIENLTVEFGSEKSPFRAVDDVCLEIEKGEVLGIVGESGSGKSVTAKALMGLIDWPGRVVAEKLEFDGQDLQSMQDKQRRKITGRDIAMIFQEPMTSLNPCFTTGFQIAEALKIHEGGSRSERYARSLELLEQVGIPDPGARLKAFPHQLSGGMSQRVMIAMAIACNPRLLIADEPTTALDVTIQAQIIDLLLNLQKQRQMALILITHDLALVAEAAHRIVVMYAGQVVETGPVPEIFETPRHPYTAALLEALPERSIGATRLKTIPGVVPGQYDRPTGCLLNPRCEFATERCRSDIPHLQTAADGRQVRCHTPLDREGKPQQ; via the coding sequence ATGGCATTATTACACATAGAAAATCTCACGGTCGAATTCGGCAGCGAAAAAAGTCCCTTCAGGGCTGTTGATGATGTCTGTCTGGAAATTGAAAAGGGTGAAGTTCTGGGCATTGTCGGTGAATCCGGTTCGGGAAAATCCGTGACAGCTAAAGCTCTGATGGGACTGATTGATTGGCCCGGGCGGGTTGTTGCTGAAAAACTGGAATTTGACGGACAGGATTTGCAATCCATGCAGGATAAGCAACGTAGAAAAATCACCGGGCGTGATATTGCCATGATTTTTCAAGAGCCGATGACCAGTTTAAATCCTTGCTTTACCACCGGTTTTCAGATCGCCGAAGCTCTTAAAATCCACGAAGGGGGAAGCCGTTCTGAGCGTTATGCGCGTTCCTTGGAGTTGCTGGAGCAGGTTGGTATTCCTGATCCTGGCGCGCGACTTAAAGCGTTTCCGCACCAGCTGTCCGGGGGGATGAGTCAGCGGGTTATGATCGCTATGGCGATTGCCTGCAATCCCCGCTTGTTGATTGCCGATGAACCGACAACAGCCCTTGATGTGACCATCCAAGCTCAAATTATTGACCTGCTGCTCAATCTGCAGAAGCAGCGGCAGATGGCTCTGATCTTGATTACCCATGATCTGGCATTGGTTGCTGAAGCTGCGCATCGGATCGTCGTCATGTATGCTGGTCAGGTGGTTGAAACCGGCCCAGTCCCTGAAATTTTCGAAACACCAAGGCATCCTTACACCGCAGCTTTACTCGAAGCTCTACCTGAGCGTTCAATTGGAGCCACCCGTTTGAAGACGATCCCCGGCGTTGTTCCCGGACAGTATGATCGTCCAACAGGCTGTCTGTTGAATCCACGTTGTGAGTTTGCAACGGAACGGTGCCGGAGCGATATTCCGCATCTTCAAACTGCAGCAGACGGTCGCCAGGTCCGTTGCCATACCCCGTTGGATAGAGAAGGAAAACCACAGCAATGA
- a CDS encoding dipeptide ABC transporter ATP-binding protein produces MSSQDLILEARDLTRYYTVSQGPFKPAATVKALDGVSFEVEAGKTLAVVGESGCGKSTLARQLTMIERPSSGELKFDGFDLVNDSDHELKLARQRVQMIFQNPYGSLNPRKKIGTIIGEPLVINHHLAKNEIEERVRSIMTKVGLRPEHYNRYPHMFSGGQRQRIAIARALMLEPKLVVADEPVSALDVSVQAQVLNLLKDLQQEMTLAFVFIAHDLSVVRYIADKVMVMYLGRIAEYGQSEQIFSCPRHPYTQALLASTPHLKAQNRKQRVILSGELPSPLSPPSGCVFHTRCPFATAQCAEQVPEIVEFDGRLTSCLRAAEIAAEQD; encoded by the coding sequence ATGAGTTCTCAGGATCTGATTCTTGAAGCCCGGGACCTAACCCGCTATTACACGGTCTCTCAGGGCCCTTTCAAGCCCGCAGCAACGGTCAAAGCTCTGGATGGAGTCAGTTTTGAAGTTGAGGCAGGAAAAACCCTCGCGGTTGTCGGCGAATCGGGCTGTGGAAAGTCAACTCTGGCACGGCAGCTCACCATGATAGAAAGACCCAGCAGCGGAGAATTAAAGTTTGATGGTTTCGATCTGGTGAATGATTCGGATCATGAGCTGAAATTGGCACGGCAGCGGGTGCAGATGATTTTTCAGAACCCTTATGGCTCTCTTAATCCGAGAAAAAAAATCGGGACTATCATTGGTGAACCTCTGGTTATCAATCATCATCTGGCGAAAAACGAAATCGAAGAACGGGTCCGCAGTATCATGACCAAAGTGGGCTTACGCCCGGAGCACTATAACCGTTACCCACATATGTTCTCGGGTGGCCAGAGACAGCGGATTGCCATTGCCAGAGCATTAATGCTGGAACCAAAACTGGTGGTGGCAGATGAACCTGTTTCGGCTCTGGATGTCTCGGTCCAGGCCCAGGTTCTGAATCTGCTCAAGGATTTGCAACAGGAGATGACACTGGCGTTTGTGTTTATCGCCCATGACCTGTCGGTGGTCCGCTATATTGCCGACAAGGTGATGGTGATGTATTTAGGCCGGATTGCCGAATATGGCCAATCGGAGCAAATTTTTTCTTGCCCCCGGCATCCCTACACCCAGGCGTTGTTGGCATCAACGCCCCACCTGAAAGCCCAGAACCGGAAACAGCGGGTGATTCTTTCCGGTGAGCTTCCTTCGCCACTTTCCCCACCATCCGGTTGTGTCTTTCATACCCGTTGCCCCTTTGCAACAGCGCAATGTGCAGAGCAAGTTCCGGAAATTGTAGAATTTGATGGTCGTTTGACTTCCTGTTTAAGAGCGGCCGAAATTGCCGCAGAACAGGATTGA
- a CDS encoding TRAP transporter large permease subunit — MSEISMTIFLLFSLFVLLGSGIWVAFSLLSVGLMGMLFFTEAPLGEVLATTVWGASNSWSLAALPLFVWMGEILFRSRLSEDMFSGLSPWLTRLPGRLLHVNIFGSGIFAAVSGSSAATAATIGKMSIPELTKRQYPVNMVIGTLAGSATLGLLIPPSIILIVYGVATEQSIARLFIGGILPGLLLVALFIGYVVIWSLVHPNQIPAGDEAVSFRERMQRSQRLIPVILLIGGVIGSIYSGIASPTDAAAVGVALSLLLSKHTGTLNKQTFLDGLMGATKTSCMIAFILAGAAFLTVAMGFTGIPRMLAAWIAALGLSPYALLGVLTIFFIILGCFLDGISVVVLTTSIVMPMVEQAGIDPFWFGIFVVIVVEMSQITPPVGFNLFVIQGLTGLDILRVAYAAVPFFLLLLVALALIVVFPSIVTILPDMMGG; from the coding sequence ATGTCCGAAATCAGTATGACAATATTTCTGTTGTTTTCCCTTTTCGTTCTCCTCGGCAGTGGTATCTGGGTCGCGTTCTCACTGTTATCTGTCGGCTTGATGGGCATGTTGTTTTTTACCGAAGCCCCCCTGGGTGAAGTTCTGGCCACAACCGTCTGGGGTGCCAGTAATTCCTGGTCACTGGCCGCTCTGCCCTTGTTTGTCTGGATGGGAGAAATCCTCTTTCGCTCTCGTCTTTCTGAAGATATGTTTTCCGGACTCTCCCCCTGGCTGACACGCCTGCCGGGCAGGCTTCTTCATGTAAATATTTTTGGCAGTGGTATTTTTGCTGCAGTTTCAGGTTCATCAGCAGCAACAGCAGCCACCATCGGCAAAATGTCCATCCCTGAACTAACCAAACGTCAATACCCGGTCAATATGGTGATCGGTACACTCGCCGGTTCAGCGACCCTGGGCCTGCTGATACCACCTTCGATTATTCTGATTGTTTACGGCGTGGCAACGGAACAATCAATCGCCAGACTATTTATTGGAGGAATCCTGCCGGGGCTGCTGCTGGTCGCTCTGTTTATCGGCTATGTTGTGATCTGGTCACTTGTACATCCAAACCAGATTCCAGCGGGCGATGAGGCGGTTTCTTTCAGGGAACGGATGCAGCGTTCCCAACGGCTGATTCCCGTCATTTTGTTGATTGGCGGTGTCATCGGGTCCATCTACTCCGGGATCGCGTCTCCGACCGATGCCGCTGCAGTAGGGGTCGCTCTGTCGTTACTGCTTTCGAAGCATACCGGCACCCTCAACAAGCAAACGTTTCTTGATGGCCTGATGGGGGCAACAAAGACTTCGTGTATGATCGCCTTCATCCTTGCCGGTGCTGCGTTTCTTACTGTTGCCATGGGTTTTACCGGGATTCCCCGCATGTTGGCTGCCTGGATTGCCGCCCTGGGACTTTCGCCTTACGCATTGCTCGGCGTTCTTACTATTTTCTTCATTATCCTCGGATGTTTTCTGGATGGCATCTCTGTCGTGGTATTGACAACCTCAATCGTCATGCCCATGGTGGAGCAAGCCGGGATCGACCCGTTCTGGTTTGGAATTTTTGTGGTTATAGTCGTTGAAATGTCACAGATAACCCCGCCTGTCGGGTTTAACCTGTTTGTCATTCAGGGATTGACAGGACTTGATATCTTGCGCGTGGCCTATGCCGCGGTTCCTTTTTTTCTGCTCCTGCTGGTTGCGCTTGCCCTGATTGTCGTGTTCCCATCCATCGTCACAATCTTACCGGATATGATGGGGGGATGA
- a CDS encoding TRAP transporter substrate-binding protein gives MKLSRRKLFLAFVCMVGICSFAISSFAATWDMPTPYPDKTFHTINIIEFANDVEKATNGNLKIKIHSAGSLFKHPEIQKAVRGGQVPIGEFFLSLLSNENAVFGADSQPFLATNYQEADKLWKAQKPVIEKLLDKQNLMPLFSVPWPPQGLYTKKPINSVDDLKGIKFRAYNATLEKFANLVGAAPTQVEVPDIPQAFATGRVEAMITSPSTGANSKAWDYISYYTDIQAWLPKNIVVVNKRAFRKLSKADQTAVLAAAAAAEKRGWEMSVKETAAKTAILKDNGVTIVTPSKELMSGLKQVGEEMLKDWKEKAGTEGNVLLEAYNN, from the coding sequence ATGAAACTTTCAAGACGGAAACTTTTTCTTGCGTTTGTCTGCATGGTTGGAATCTGTAGCTTTGCCATTTCAAGTTTTGCCGCCACATGGGATATGCCCACTCCCTATCCGGACAAAACTTTCCACACCATAAACATTATTGAGTTTGCCAATGACGTAGAAAAGGCCACTAACGGCAACCTAAAAATAAAAATCCATTCGGCGGGCTCTCTGTTCAAGCATCCGGAAATCCAAAAAGCGGTTCGTGGCGGACAGGTTCCCATCGGTGAATTCTTTCTGTCTCTGCTTTCTAACGAAAATGCTGTCTTTGGTGCTGATTCTCAACCTTTTCTCGCCACCAATTATCAGGAAGCCGATAAACTCTGGAAAGCTCAAAAACCGGTTATCGAAAAATTGCTCGACAAGCAGAATCTGATGCCTCTTTTTTCGGTACCATGGCCCCCACAAGGACTTTACACAAAAAAACCGATCAATAGTGTTGATGACCTCAAAGGGATTAAATTCAGAGCCTACAACGCAACCCTGGAAAAGTTTGCCAACCTGGTTGGTGCTGCCCCAACTCAGGTTGAAGTCCCGGACATCCCTCAGGCCTTCGCAACTGGCAGGGTCGAAGCGATGATCACCTCTCCTTCTACCGGGGCCAACTCTAAAGCCTGGGACTATATCTCTTATTATACTGACATCCAGGCATGGCTTCCGAAAAATATTGTTGTTGTCAACAAACGCGCTTTCCGCAAACTCAGCAAGGCAGACCAGACAGCGGTTCTCGCTGCCGCTGCTGCTGCAGAAAAACGTGGCTGGGAAATGAGCGTTAAAGAAACAGCCGCCAAAACAGCGATTCTCAAAGATAATGGCGTGACCATTGTGACTCCGAGCAAAGAACTGATGAGTGGACTCAAGCAAGTTGGTGAAGAGATGTTAAAAGACTGGAAAGAGAAAGCCGGCACTGAAGGTAACGTTTTGCTGGAAGCTTACAATAATTAA